The genomic window CGCATAGCCAGCTGGGTTGAGCAAGTAATGACCGAGTACGGCGAAACGCTTTAACTGCTTGAGAGCACTACTTGCCGCGCTATAAAACCGCGATTTAACACATTACCAATATTATTTGTGGTAAAAAGCCAAACACGCTTAGGTGTTTGGCTTTAGTTTTAATGCGCAACGCTAAATTTAACGAATAAGTTTAAAAGTTACGAATATCTACATTTGAGCTATTAAATTCAAACATATTTATTTTTCCACATTGTGCCACATGGTTAGTGCTGGCAAAGGGTGTATTGGCTTGGTTTATATCGCTTTCCCAGCCTTGGCCATTTTTAACAAATGCTTTTACCTCAAACCACCCATTTACTGCTTTGCTGCAATCCATGTCTACATCCAGCATCCAATAGTGTTCGCCCCAAATATTAAGCGGCGTAACGCCAAAGCCGTCATTAGTCACTGTTTTTTGGGCACCATATGTACTTGGCCACACGTTTGTAGTCCAATCGGCTGCGGTACCTTCTGCCTGGGCGCTTTGCCCGCTTTCAATACCGTACCAATCTAGATAGTTATCGTTTACTTTCCATGGGCTTGTAGTGGCATTTTTTAAATTGTTATGACGAATAGGCATCGCACATTCCATATTAGTTGTTTGACAGTTTCTACCTAAATTTGTATTTGCATAGGTATGATCTATTCCGCCGCGTACAAACATGTCTTGCCCACTTTGAGTTTGTGCGTTAATAAAAATGACGGTACGCTGCCAATCACCACTCGGATTTGAAGTCGAACCTTGTGATAACTTAGCGTTTTTATGAATTGCCATCGCATCCCAAGGCGCCACATTTAAATTAATAGTGCCGTTACTATTAACTGTAATAACCTCACCGCTACAACTTTTAGCATCGCCCGATAATTCACCTTTTAATACATTACAATATTGGCCAGGCGCCATGTCTGTTTGCACAGTGGCATTGAGCGCTGCGTCTTCTTTGTTAATGGCCATATGACCTGAGCTACCGCGGCCAAATGAAATCTGATTATTAGTGTTATCCCACCAATTTGTCACAGCCCAGTTGTCGGCGGTGTTATTTCTAAAATCGACGCCACCCGCTATGTATGACCAACGATGCTCACATTTCCAATTGCTTGCAAAACATTCTAAATTACCGCTGTTATGAACGGGAACACTCGGCCCGCCCGCATCGGTATCACCATGGAAATCGTAACTCGACATTACTTTTGGATAGCCATACGGATACGCCAACATAAATACGTTAGCTAGGTCGTATAAGCGGCCATCTTCAAAGGTAATTACGTTACCCGCACCACCATGCCCCCGCTGATTATCATGATTATCTACAAATACGACCGCTGACGAGCTTGGCATAAAGCCCCACCCTTCACCAAAATTACTTAACCATGCAAGCGAGCCGTTTCTAAATGTATTACCGAGTTGTGTACTGTATTTAAACTCGGTAACTAGCCCTGTACCTAAATACTCAGAGGCATCAACGGCTTCTGTTCCCTGATCAATCACTTCATGAAACACTAACGGCGAGCCATTTATTTTAGCCATAAGGCTTTGAATATCGCTAGCTGCTACGTGTTTAGCCGCATCAAATCTAAAACCTTTTACTCCAATAGCCTGAAGGTCGTTAATATAAGCAGCGAGAGTATTTTGCACGTAATTTGAAGACGTATTCAAATCAGCAAGTCCTACTAACTCGCAGTTTTGAACGCGGTAACGATTATTACCGTAATCTTCTGGATTTATACTACAGCTTTCATGAAAGTCTTGTGGGCTATAAATTGGGTATTGTTTATTACCAAACGTGCTACCCGCAACGCCATTACCACTGCCAGCCGCCATGTGATTAATTAAGGTATCTACATAAATATCGACCCCTGCACTTTTACAACGGTTAACCATATCTACAAACTGCGTTCGGTTACCGCCTCGGCTTTGCAGTTGGTAGCTCACAGGTTGATAGCGAGTCCACCATTGGTTGCCTGTAATATGCTCGTTAGGCGGAGACACTTGTACAGCAGCATACCCTTTTGGCCCTAAAAACTGCTCGCATTCTTGTGCAACATCGGGCCAACTCCATTCAAATAAA from Pseudoalteromonas marina includes these protein-coding regions:
- a CDS encoding alpha-amylase; this encodes MKLNKMVTTAGLSLGLLLPNLAAAAPTTFVHLFEWSWPDVAQECEQFLGPKGYAAVQVSPPNEHITGNQWWTRYQPVSYQLQSRGGNRTQFVDMVNRCKSAGVDIYVDTLINHMAAGSGNGVAGSTFGNKQYPIYSPQDFHESCSINPEDYGNNRYRVQNCELVGLADLNTSSNYVQNTLAAYINDLQAIGVKGFRFDAAKHVAASDIQSLMAKINGSPLVFHEVIDQGTEAVDASEYLGTGLVTEFKYSTQLGNTFRNGSLAWLSNFGEGWGFMPSSSAVVFVDNHDNQRGHGGAGNVITFEDGRLYDLANVFMLAYPYGYPKVMSSYDFHGDTDAGGPSVPVHNSGNLECFASNWKCEHRWSYIAGGVDFRNNTADNWAVTNWWDNTNNQISFGRGSSGHMAINKEDAALNATVQTDMAPGQYCNVLKGELSGDAKSCSGEVITVNSNGTINLNVAPWDAMAIHKNAKLSQGSTSNPSGDWQRTVIFINAQTQSGQDMFVRGGIDHTYANTNLGRNCQTTNMECAMPIRHNNLKNATTSPWKVNDNYLDWYGIESGQSAQAEGTAADWTTNVWPSTYGAQKTVTNDGFGVTPLNIWGEHYWMLDVDMDCSKAVNGWFEVKAFVKNGQGWESDINQANTPFASTNHVAQCGKINMFEFNSSNVDIRNF